From one Amycolatopsis sp. FDAARGOS 1241 genomic stretch:
- a CDS encoding MFS transporter: protein MTTIERPVTGAGSTARPGRLLAAAQLAASLGDGAFLTCSVLYFTRVVGLTAGQVGLALTLGWAVGSVAGVPLGHLADRRGARGAGVLLSVATALAVGSFLVVGSAWTFAPAACCYATGQCGLTAVRPALLAAHAEPRQRTRIRAHLQSAGNAGLAIGAGLGGLALLAGTSGAYVAAFSLDAVTFLVSAVLLRLLPVVAPAPAARGKGSATAVLRDRPYVLVTLLNAILLLRMPLLSVAIPLWIVSRTAAPEWTVSALFVLNTVVVVLGQVRVATRVTGLHSASRLVRQSGVLLAASCGAFALSAAGSSAWVAVAVLVAGALLQVLGEMLQSAGTWEIGFGLAPASRQGQYQGFFGTGTSVARMAGPALLSTVVVQWGTPGWLLVGAVFVAAGWAMGPAVRWAGRRS, encoded by the coding sequence ATGACGACGATCGAGCGGCCGGTGACCGGCGCCGGGTCCACCGCGCGGCCCGGCCGCCTGCTCGCGGCCGCACAGCTGGCCGCCTCACTGGGCGACGGCGCGTTCCTCACGTGCTCGGTGCTGTACTTCACGCGTGTCGTGGGGCTCACTGCCGGCCAGGTCGGGCTCGCCCTCACGCTGGGGTGGGCCGTCGGGTCCGTCGCCGGCGTGCCCCTCGGGCACCTCGCCGACCGGCGCGGCGCCCGGGGCGCGGGCGTGCTGCTGTCCGTCGCCACCGCGCTGGCGGTCGGGTCCTTCCTCGTCGTGGGTTCGGCGTGGACGTTCGCGCCGGCCGCGTGCTGCTACGCCACCGGCCAGTGCGGCCTGACCGCGGTGCGCCCGGCGTTGCTGGCCGCACACGCCGAGCCGCGGCAGCGCACGCGGATCCGGGCGCACCTGCAATCGGCGGGCAACGCGGGGCTGGCGATCGGCGCGGGGCTCGGTGGTCTGGCCCTCCTGGCCGGTACGTCCGGCGCCTACGTCGCGGCCTTTTCGCTCGACGCCGTGACATTCCTGGTGTCCGCCGTGCTGCTGCGCCTGTTGCCGGTCGTGGCGCCGGCGCCGGCGGCACGCGGGAAGGGCTCGGCCACCGCCGTGCTGCGCGACCGGCCGTACGTGCTCGTGACACTGCTCAACGCGATCCTGTTGCTGCGCATGCCCTTGCTCAGCGTGGCGATTCCACTGTGGATCGTCTCGCGGACGGCGGCTCCCGAGTGGACGGTGTCGGCACTGTTCGTGCTCAACACCGTCGTGGTCGTGCTCGGTCAGGTGCGCGTGGCAACGCGCGTGACGGGGCTTCACTCGGCTTCCCGCCTGGTCCGGCAGTCCGGGGTGCTGCTGGCGGCGTCATGCGGAGCGTTCGCGCTGTCGGCCGCGGGTTCGTCGGCTTGGGTGGCCGTCGCGGTGCTCGTGGCCGGGGCGCTGCTGCAGGTGCTCGGCGAGATGCTGCAGTCGGCCGGCACGTGGGAGATCGGGTTCGGCCTCGCGCCCGCCTCGAGACAGGGCCAGTACCAGGGCTTCTTCGGCACCGGCACTTCGGTGGCCCGCATGGCGGGCCCGGCGCTGCTCAGCACTGTGGTAGTGCAGTGGGGCACACCCGGCTGGCTGCTCGTGGGAGCGGTGTTCGTGGCTGCCGGGTGGGCGATGGGTCCCGCCGTCCGGTGGGCCGGGCGGCGGAGCTGA
- a CDS encoding STAS domain-containing protein: MNNPFSAVSVPADLTVTTTERRGVRVLTPVGDVDAATATGFTEALLEAAEAGAPLVADLSRVEFLSCAGIRALFAARERATSFTVVCDGVRSVRRCLEVTGADTLLTVHSTLSGALAAAAAS, from the coding sequence ATGAATAACCCGTTCTCCGCGGTCTCGGTACCGGCGGACCTGACAGTGACCACGACCGAACGACGCGGGGTCCGCGTACTCACCCCCGTGGGCGATGTCGACGCCGCCACCGCAACCGGTTTCACCGAGGCCCTCCTTGAGGCCGCCGAGGCCGGCGCGCCCCTGGTGGCGGACCTCTCCCGCGTCGAATTCCTCAGCTGCGCCGGGATCCGCGCCTTGTTCGCCGCGCGCGAGCGAGCCACGTCGTTCACCGTGGTGTGCGACGGGGTGCGCAGCGTCCGCCGCTGCCTCGAAGTGACCGGCGCCGACACCCTGCTCACCGTGCACTCCACCCTCTCCGGCGCGCTCGCGGCCGCGGCCGCCTCTTGA
- a CDS encoding SsgA family sporulation/cell division regulator, with the protein MGTEPPVVRATIVFGLRTFGSVPLPVRADLEYDPSDPYAISVGYHAGTGVVRWLFGRDLLADGLIAPAGDGDVRVRPAADDARVVVELNAPDGSAVLEAPADELADFLDRTYDEVPAGDEALWFDFDLELEKLALRD; encoded by the coding sequence ATGGGCACCGAGCCCCCCGTCGTTCGCGCGACGATCGTCTTCGGGCTGCGCACGTTCGGGAGCGTTCCGCTGCCGGTGCGTGCTGACCTCGAGTACGACCCGTCGGACCCGTACGCCATCTCCGTCGGCTACCACGCCGGCACCGGCGTGGTCCGCTGGCTCTTCGGCCGCGACCTGCTCGCCGACGGCCTCATCGCGCCCGCCGGAGACGGCGACGTGCGAGTGCGCCCGGCCGCCGACGACGCCCGCGTGGTCGTCGAGTTGAACGCCCCGGACGGCTCCGCCGTGCTGGAAGCCCCGGCCGACGAGCTGGCCGACTTCCTGGACCGCACCTACGACGAGGTCCCGGCCGGTGACGAGGCTCTCTGGTTCGACTTCGATCTGGAACTCGAGAAGCTCGCCCTGCGCGACTGA
- a CDS encoding PLP-dependent aminotransferase family protein, whose amino-acid sequence MDFHVTLAGRGDLGTRIYRELRDAILDGRLRSGDRLPPTRELATRLSVSRNTVAVAYDRLTADGFLTGRVGSGTFVAADLPSRRRRAAPAGAAIRPREVWRTLPPLETAGEPPEYDFRVGIPDARLFPLQTWRRLLSAELRVTGSAQYSHPAGHPGLRAAIARHVGLSRSVRADAEDVLVTQGAQQALHLLCRVLLAPGDRVAVEEPGYRIARLLFRSHGAEVTGVPVDREGLRVDELPAQTRLVYVTPSHQFPLGSPMSLARRSALLDWAERAGAVVVEDDYDSEFRFSDRPLEPLQSLDRAGRVAYVGSFSKTLVPALRVGFLIAPRSLRDALHHARQLADWHGDPAAQAALARFLDEGLFARHIRKATREYAARHERITELLHERFAGLLTLVPSAAGLHLCALSEVDVESVAARANRAGAGVQTLAGLCGEPAPRGLALGYGSIAPEKIEPGLAMLKRAFDAG is encoded by the coding sequence GTGGACTTCCACGTGACGCTTGCCGGCCGCGGCGACCTCGGCACGCGCATCTACCGCGAGTTGCGCGACGCGATCCTCGACGGCCGGCTGCGCTCCGGCGACCGCCTCCCGCCCACCCGCGAGCTGGCGACGCGCCTGTCCGTGTCCCGCAACACCGTCGCCGTCGCCTACGACCGGCTCACCGCTGACGGGTTCCTCACCGGCCGCGTCGGCTCCGGCACGTTCGTGGCCGCGGATCTGCCGTCGCGGCGCCGCCGGGCGGCGCCGGCCGGTGCCGCGATCCGGCCCCGCGAGGTCTGGCGAACGCTGCCGCCACTGGAGACCGCCGGCGAACCGCCCGAATACGACTTCCGGGTCGGCATCCCCGACGCGCGTCTCTTCCCGCTGCAGACGTGGCGCCGCCTGCTGTCCGCGGAACTCCGGGTCACCGGTTCCGCGCAGTACAGCCACCCCGCAGGGCACCCCGGCCTGCGCGCGGCCATCGCCCGGCACGTCGGCCTCTCGCGGTCCGTGCGCGCCGATGCCGAGGACGTGCTCGTGACGCAGGGCGCGCAGCAAGCTCTCCACCTGCTGTGCCGCGTGCTCCTCGCACCCGGCGACCGCGTGGCCGTGGAAGAACCCGGCTACCGCATCGCGCGCCTGTTGTTCCGTTCGCACGGCGCGGAAGTCACCGGCGTGCCCGTCGACCGCGAAGGCCTCCGGGTCGACGAGCTGCCTGCGCAGACGCGGCTGGTGTACGTGACGCCGTCACACCAGTTTCCGCTCGGCTCGCCGATGTCGCTCGCGCGCCGCTCGGCCCTGCTCGACTGGGCCGAGCGCGCCGGCGCCGTCGTGGTCGAAGACGACTACGACAGCGAGTTCCGCTTCTCCGACCGGCCGCTCGAACCGCTGCAGAGCCTCGACCGCGCCGGGCGGGTCGCCTACGTCGGGTCGTTCTCCAAAACACTGGTGCCCGCGCTGCGCGTGGGGTTTCTCATCGCGCCCCGGTCGTTGCGCGACGCGCTGCACCACGCCCGGCAGCTGGCCGACTGGCACGGCGACCCGGCCGCGCAAGCTGCCTTGGCGCGATTCCTGGACGAAGGCCTGTTCGCGCGGCACATCCGCAAAGCGACCCGCGAATACGCGGCCCGCCACGAGCGCATCACCGAACTGCTGCACGAGCGGTTCGCGGGGCTGCTCACCCTGGTGCCGTCGGCGGCCGGGCTGCACCTGTGTGCGTTGTCCGAAGTGGACGTGGAATCCGTTGCGGCGCGAGCGAACCGGGCCGGAGCCGGCGTGCAGACCCTGGCCGGGCTCTGCGGGGAGCCGGCACCGCGCGGGCTTGCCCTCGGCTACGGCTCGATCGCGCCGGAGAAGATCGAGCCCGGACTCGCCATGCTGAAGCGGGCGTTCGACGCGGGTTGA